atcttaattttatagTTACAGCTTCTGCGATGGGCATTATTAACTAATgacttgttttcatttatctttttaagtatatatttatctGTACCGAAGGACTTCAAAAAGTCAAGGTGGTCTGGCTTTCTCTAACTttaactgaaaattaaattactaAGAAAGCTAATACCAGCTACTGGTAGATTTTTATACCTTTCAAGCCACTTTCACAGGCCAATTTTAAGATGtaatttcttctgtaaaattatttacaattttaacctttttatcatttaataaaaGTTGTTGACATATGTGGCAGATAAtttaaactcatccttttattattctttgtattGGCTGTTTGTTTCGTTCTTAATTGTAGTCAGTTTGAACTCCACATTTTAAGAATATCAGGTTTGAAGAAGGTGAAACCCAAATAAGAAAACTGCAGTGGTTGTCTATGATGTAAAGTATAAAGCAATGGGCCTTTTGTTTCAGAAtctataaacatttgtgaatTATCCTGgaaatctaaaaaaattttaatttaggaTTTAACTTTTCCAGATTTTGCGGTACTAATTATGCCAACAAAGTTTATCAGCTAATTTGTCTTCTGTTTTGACTAGATTTCATTTTCTGCATTATGTTTTGAGCCAAAGCTGATCGGAATTCTAGAACCAGTAGTTAAGGAAGGTCATTTGATGACAAAAAGAGTTCtcagctgggcgctgtggctcacgcctataatcccagcatttaggacccagtattttgggaggccgatgcaggtgaatcacctgaggtcaggagttcgagaccagcctgaccaacatgcagaaaccccatctctactaaacatacaaaattagctgggtgtggtgatgcatgcctataatcccagctacctgggaggctgaggcaagagaatcgcttgaaccggggaggtggaggttgcagtgagccaagatcatgccattgcactccagcctaggcaacaagagtgaaactccatctcaaaaaaaaaaaagagttctcaGTGACTGAAGGAGATAgtattaataacaacaacaaatctaCAAGTTGCCCTGGGCAACCTGCTTAGGTGCCCATAAAAGTAAATTACAGTGGTACTTTTCCCCACAAGTCACAGGGCCGCCACCTTCTACCTATAAAGCTTTCCCCTGTGCTGAGGAAACGTAGAAAATTGGAGAAAAGCTGATCAGTTGAGATACCATCAAAATTTTATGATTCTTATGATTTACTATTATCCAGTATCTGTGttgttaatatttaaaacaaattaataagcagtatcaaaaagaataaacagcAAGATCTGATGAGAATAACATTGATGACACTTAGTGAACCTGAGTTCTATTTCCAGCTTTGCCAACTACAAACTTATGAGTATTAAGTGAATATTAGCAAACCATATTTGCTAATATAAGGTGTTATTAACCTGTAAATTTCAGAACTGATTCTGGAAGATCATATATTGAGGTAAacctgcaaaaaagaaaataataaaatctggtgaggcctggtggctcatgactgtagtcccagcactttggaaagccgaggcaggcagatcatctgaggtcaggagttcaagaacagcctgaccaacatggtgaaaccccatttctactaaaaacacaaaaattagccaggtgtgttagcaggcacctgtagtcccagctactctggaggctgaggcaggggaatcacttgaacctgggacacagaggttacaatgagctgagactacaccactgcactccagcctagacgacagagcaaaactccatctcaaaaaattaaataaaatagtgataaaaattgatttcatttggccaggcgcggtggctcacacctgtaatcccaacattttgggaagccgaggcaggtggatcacttggtcaggagtccaagaccagcctggccatcatggtgaaaccccatctctactaaaaatacaaaaattaggctgggaggtagttcacacttgtaattccagcactttgggaggctgaggcgggcggatcacctgaggttgggagttcaagaccagcctgactaacatggaaaaaccccatctctactaaaaatacaaaattagctgggcgtggtggtacatgcctgtaatcccagctacttgggaggctgatgcaggagatttgcttgaacccaggaggcggaggttgcagtgagccaagattgcaccattgcagtccagcctggatgacagagcgagactccgtctcaaaaaagaaacacacaaaacaaaacaaacaaatctgcTCCATCTCCATGCTACCACCTACTATATATTGTCATCATTACTCACATGGACTATTGCAGCTCCTCACCACATTCACACAGGCCCTAACAACAGCCAAAGTAATTTTACTAGAATTATATTACATCATGTCACACCTCTCCTTAAAACCCTTCAATAGCTTTCCATTGCTTTTACAATAAAGGTTCAGATTTTAAACACAGTCAACAAAACCCTGAGAGATCTGACCCCTGGCTCTCTATTCTGATCTCATGACATTTTCACCCTAATTTATTTGACTTGCCATACTTTGTCCCCACCTCTATCTTTTACTTCCTTGCTTTATAGTCAATCTTAGATTGAATGGTACTTCAGTGGCATGGCTTTCCCTAACCCCCAGCACTAGGTTAGAACCCCCATTGTGTCTTCattaatatgttgtatttttttttcttcatagcagttaTCACAATTGTAATTATTCAGTTAGCTGTGTAATTAGTTGCTTAATGGCTGCCCACATACCCAGGCTAACCCTGGATGTTTATCTTGTTCCTTTTTCACTCTAAAATAAAGCTGTACTTCCTCTTCTAACTATGACTTTTCAGATTTTCCCTATGATTTACAGACTTTTCAATAAATTCTCATAGTTGTAGTACAGAATGTTTAAAAAGCTACCTTATGCATATTTTTGACAAGTTCACTCTGTGTACAGGTGTATGTGATTTTAAGGGTAGTCTTCAATGTCAAgagaagagaccaccaaacaggctttgtgtgagcaataaagctttttaatcacctgggtgcaggcgggctgagtccgcgatgggagataggggtgggaccgttttataggatttgggttggtaatggaaaattacagtcaaagggggttattctctggcgggcaggggtgggggtcacaaggtgctcagtgggggaggttCTGAGCCAGGAGAGTGAAtgtcacaaggtaatgtcatcagttaaggcaggaaccggccattttcacttcttttgtgattcttcacttgcttcaggccattttcacttcttttgtggttcttcacttgcttcaggccatgtggatgtatacgtgcaggtcacaggggatatgatggcttagcttgaaatcagaggcctgacattcaaTCCCCTCAAGAGAACAGAATTTCTAAAAAAGGGAAGTGGGTGggactgaattttattttatttttttcagaactttaaaatggagaatgattttatgtgtttgttttttaggaCAAGAAAAGTACTTCACTTTCAAATTCAGACACAGAAATGAAATCTGAACAACTGCCTCCTTGTGTGAACCCTGGCAATCCTGTGTTTTCATGTATGTTGGATCCGAAGACACTCCAGACATCCACCTCACTATCAAAACCTCAGATGATTATGTATAAAACCAATTCAAGTCATTATGGTGAATTTCTACCTATGCCACAGTTTTTCCCCTGCAAATATACTCCAAAGGAGCAAGTATTTTCAAGCCATATCAGAGCAactggattttatcaaaataacACTCTAAATACTGCACCTGACAGAACCAGAACTCTTGATTTTCCTAATATTCAACACACTCtatgaaaatacatttctttgtatattgaaaagaaaatatactcggGAAAAATGAGTGTTAAATCTAAGGGTAGAATTCCTAATTGAGATAAAAAGtttataatcaatttttaaaataagttaaataaagtATTTCAACTGATAACTGAATgacaatgactttttaaatgaaaatatgttcaaaatagcaaaataaaaggTAGAAAGTGTTAGTCCATGTAATCCAAAAGCTTCAAAAgcctttcatattttatttacttatctattgAGTCTACTTATCAAGACAGAGGAACACAGgagctgtaagaaaaaaaatgatttaaggaAGATTCTGACCAACAATTTcacactttggtttttgttttttttttttttttttttttgagatggagtctcactctattgcccaaggtggagtgcaatggcgcgatctcggctcactgcaacctccgcctcccaggttcaagcgattcttctgcctcagcctcccgagtagctgggattacaggcactcgccaccatgcccagctaattttttgtatttttagtagagatggggtttcaccctgttagctaggatggtctcaatctcctgacctggtgatctgcccgcctcggcctcccaaagtgctgagattacaggcgtgagccactgtgcccggccaacacacttttattttttatttttggagacagggtttcaccttgtcacccaagctggtatgcagtggcatgatcatggttcattgcaaccttggactcctgggctcaaaccatcccccacctcagcctctactagctgggactacaggcaggaacAACATGCCCCCGGCTAATTtatagggggtgtgtgtgtgtgtgtgtagatggagtttcgctgtgttgcccaggctgacctcaaactcctgtccttaagctgtcatcctgccttggcctcctgaagtgttgggattacaggagtgagccatgcTGCCCAGCCAATTTCCCACTTTTAACATAATGTTAGTTCCCACTGCTAGGCTGGTGGAAGAGATAACTTgtaatttattgattcattcagcaaatattttttgaaccCTGACTGATGACAGACTGTACTATGCAAATAGAGGTACAGAAATAAAAGAcagtgatttttattgttttaattaacaatattggccaggtgtggtggctcacacctgaaatcccagcacattgggaggccggggcaggtggatcacctgaggtcaggagttcaagaccagcctggcgaacatggtgaaaccccatctcaactaagatacaaaaaaatcagctgggcatggtggtgggtgcctgtaatcccagctactttgggaggctgaggcaggagaatcgcttgaacccgggaggtagaggttgcagtgagccgagatcacgccattggactccagcctgggcaacaagagcgaaactctgtctcaaaaaaaaaaaaatatttgggagAATGAGATTAGCAAattaatatgtaataatttttGTAATGTAAAGTAGGCAGTATGCACAGGCCTTTCAGACATAGACAGAATTGCTCAAATTGAGACCAGAGAGATCAGGAGAAGTGACCTAGAGAAGATAAAGCTAAATCAAAGGAAGGTTATTCTAGGGAGAAGAAACTATGGATAAAAGTACAAAGATATGAGACAATGtggtatatttttataaatgcaattaattttatatatctttaacATAGTGTGAGCAGTGGTAGGTGACAGGCTATACAATTCTTTAAAATCTCTGATTCTACTGCACACACAGATTTATTTCAGCTCCCATCTGTTTAAACCGTATGTTGATAATTGGGTCTGAAtatctttttggaaaaaaaaatcattgttattTTCCCCTgttggttttatttcaggatatta
The window above is part of the Macaca fascicularis isolate 582-1 chromosome 7, T2T-MFA8v1.1 genome. Proteins encoded here:
- the PIERCE2 gene encoding piercer of microtubule wall 2 protein, producing the protein MTDRDWDKKSTSLSNSDTEMKSEQLPPCVNPGNPVFSCMLDPKTLQTSTSLSKPQMIMYKTNSSHYGEFLPMPQFFPCKYTPKEQVFSSHIRATGFYQNNTLNTAPDRTRTLDFPNIQHTL